A DNA window from Acomys russatus chromosome 7, mAcoRus1.1, whole genome shotgun sequence contains the following coding sequences:
- the Prss23 gene encoding serine protease 23 — translation MAGIPGLFVLPLLCVFRQVSPYSVPWKPTWPAYRLPVVLPQSTLNLAKPDFDAKAKLEVSSSCGPQCHKGTPLPTYEEAKQYLSYETLYANGSRTETRVGIYILSSGEGRAQGRDSEATGKSRRKRQIYGYDGRFSIFGKDFLLNYPFSTSVKLSTGCTGTLVAEKHVLTAAHCIHDGKTYVKGTQKLRVGFLKPKYKDGGGGDNSSSSAMPDKMKFQWIRVKRTHVPKGWIKGNANDIGMDYDYALLELKKPHKRKFMKIGVSPPAKQLPGGRIHFSGYDNDRPGNLVYRFCDVKDETYDLLYQQCDAQPGASGSGVYVRMWKRPQQKWERKIIGIFSGHQWVDMNGSPQDFNVAVRITPLKYAQICYWIKGNYLDCREG, via the coding sequence ATGGCCGGGATCCCAGGGCTCTTCGTCCTCCCCTTACTCTGTGTATTCAGGCAAGTGAGTCCCTACAGTGTTCCATGGAAACCTACTTGGCCTGCTTACCGTCTCCCTGTAGTCTTGCCGCAGTCTACCCTCAACTTAGCAAAGCCAGACTTCGATGCCAAAGCCAAATTGGAGGTGTCCTCCTCATGTGGACCCCAGTGTCACAAGGGAACACCGCTGCCCACCTATGAAGAGGCCAAGCAGTACCTTTCCTATGAAACCCTTTATGCCAACGGCAGCCGCACAGAGACTCGGGTTGGCATCTACATCCTCAGCAGTGGTGAAGGCAGGGCACAAGGCAGAGACTCGGAGGCCACGGGAAAATCTCGAAGGAAGAGGCAGATTTATGGCTATGATGGCAGGTTTAGCATTTTTGGGAAAGACTTCCTCCTCAACTACCCTTTTTCAACATCAGTGAAGTTGTCTACGGGCTGCACAGGCACCCTGGTGGCGGAGAAGCATGTCCTCACTGCTGCCCACTGTATACACGATGGGAAAACCTATGTAAAAGGGACACAGAAACTCCGAGTGGGCTTCCTAAAGCCCAAATACAAAGATGGTGGTGGAGGGGACAACAGCTCGAGCTCAGCCATGCCAGACAAGATGAAATTTCAGTGGATCCGGGTGAAACGCACCCATGTGCCCAAGGGGTGGATCAAGGGCAACGCCAATGACATCGGCATGGATTATGACTACGCCCTTCTGGAACTCAAGAAACCCCACAAAAGAAAGTTCATGAAGATTGGGGTCAGCCCTCCAGCCAAGCAGCTCCCAGGGGGAAGGATCCACTTCTCCGGTTATGACAACGACCGGCCAGGCAACTTGGTGTACCGCTTCTGTGATGTCAAAGATGAGACCTATGACCTTCTCTATCAGCAGTGTGATGCCCAGCCTGGGGCCAGTGGTTCAGGGGTCTACGTGAGGATGTGGAAGAGGCCACAGCAGAAATGGGAGAGGAAAATTATTGGCATCTTTTCAGGACACCAGTGGGTGGACATGAATGGCTCCCCACAGGACTTCAATGTGGCAGTTCGAATCACTCCTCTTAAGTATGCCCAGATTTGCTATTGGATTAAAGGAAACTACCTGGACTGCAGGGAGGGGTGA